Below is a genomic region from Cloeon dipterum chromosome 2, ieCloDipt1.1, whole genome shotgun sequence.
AGAAGCAGATCATGCGGGAGCTTCAGGTATAAATTGCCCTCAAGGCAATCGTTTCACCTTAATGACTTTCTCCCTTTGGCAGGTGGACAGCGGCAACCCGGCAACGAACTCGCCAAACGCCGCCGAACTGAGCACTGTGGTGACAGGTGAAAATGCCCTCGTGCTCAGGGCCCTGCCAGGAAACGAGGTTTGCGCCGATTGCGGCGACAAAGGTGAGCTGGCTTGAAAACGTGTGGTTTGGGAATGCTAAACCTGTGCCGGCCGTGTTTGATTTCAGATCCCGCCTGGGCTAGTCTTAATCTGGGAGTTTTAACGTGCATCACATGCTCGGGGGCACACAGGGGATTAGGATCGCACGTTTCACGCATTAGGTCTTTGGAACTGGACCACTGGACGTAAGTGAAATAATCATatggttaaataaattttaacttttctagAAGAGAGctgatttataaatatatttttttataattgctgATCAATGCAACAATTCTCAGAAAATGAATGTTGCTTGTTAAAAAAGCAGGCCAAAAGAGAGTctggctaaaataaattaagaattatGGAACCGACAAATAAAATCCATGTTTAAAGATCCTCTCTTAGAAatcttatcaatttttattacatagtatctaattaataaaatttcaacttgtTCCCAGGCAAGATCAAATAACAGCAATGCAGTTGATCGGTAACAAACTGGCAAACGAAATTTGGGAGGCCGATTTAGGCAGTCTAAAGAAACCCAGTCCCGATTCAAGCAACGAGGAAAAGCGCAGCTGGGTGCGCGCCAAGTACGGCGACAAGGACTTTCTTCGCGTCCCCGAGCACCCTACCATTCCCGCTCTGAGGACTGCTGTCCTCAGACGAGACGTCCGGACTGTGCTGTCCATAGTGGTCAGCTGTCCGGAGGTGAGCCTGTCCATCCTGCTGCACGCGGCAAAAGAGAACCAGTACAGCGAGCTGGTCCAGTTTTTGCTGTGGAACGGCGCCAAGCAGGAGGTCGACATTTCTAGTCTTGTGCACCTTATGAAGACGTGTGGATGCTCTAACCTCATATGAACTTCAGTTTAGAAAAATAAGATaccatgcaatttaaattcctagagaaagttaattttatgttaaaaaaatttttcagagaTCCCAAGGAtttctctttcaattttgctctTCAGCATAACGATATTGTGATAGATTGGTTTTAGATGAGATAACTTAATTTCCAAGTGTGCATTATATAGCTTTTCCGCGTACTATAAGTTTCTTCCTTCTCTGTTTTGCAGATGTTCttttgtaattcaatttttcaatctgaaattattttagcacaATCAGAGTTATAACCAAAGCTTAACTTCTCCCTTTAAACCATTTACGTGATGGTGAGTGTCGTTGTTTGAAAAAAGTCGTTAATAATTCTATGGAGTGTATTTGAGATAGgcactaaaatattaattacgaGAGGCACCTGAAAAGATTACTGTTTGATTCAATCACATTCCACCTGCATGGATTTCAGAGGAAGCAACACTTCTTTTCACCTGCTTGAATAGGATGGCAAGGTGTTTTATAATGGGGAGACGTTACCAACCGATTTtaacggatttttttaattctcaataaaattaaatatgatctcatttgactgaaaaattatcaaatttattcaactcTGAGAAAGTATTGCAACACTACATTATGTGGCAGTGTcttgtctgatttttttagggTGGAAGGGGAGGAGGAGCAACAAAGTCTTGGTTAATAGCTTTGCACTCTTCCTGCCAATTGACAGGACGAATTGGCTCAGTCAACTCCTTGAACTTCTCTAGCGGGCATTCAATGTCACAACCTTTAATCTGAAGCAGCTCTGCATCGGGGTTTTCTTCAGATCGACGGAAAACCTGTATCATCATCACTTTTATATCAAACCAAAGGAGTtacgtaaaaatattttttaccctaACAAAGAATTTTCCTGGACTAGGTTCAACAAGCTCCAGAAGCACGAGAGCACTATAGCCAGGGATGTAGGGGGTTTTGTAGAGGCCGAGCGCGGCGAGGATGTTGGCGACGGTGGAATCGTGTCCAGAGTAAAGGaacattttcactttttgttgCTGATCAGCTTCCTTCTCAAACTCTTTCAGGATGTTGTTCACGAGAGGCCCTAAATTTTTTCGCTGTTAAAAGATcaaagttctaatttttattgatgtttACCAGCTTTAAGACGAATCAAGGTAGGAGTTTGCACAGTGGCAAGGAAACTGGTACTGGTCATGTTGAGGAAAGCTTCAGGAAAATATTCCTTTGTCCATGGTGGCAGAGTCAAGTTAAACCGGGACTGCaaatacattatttataaagtgCGCCTACTAAAATGAATAGCGTACCTGTGCTAAAAGTGTGCTGTAAACACTCATAACTTCATCGAGATTATCCACCGGCAAACCCGTGATGGTGGTCCATTTTTCCAAAAGTTCCTTATTTTTCTCGAGGAGTTCGCTGGTTGGGGGTATTTTCTTCACTCTATCTCTTTCCTCGTAGTACCTCGGGCACGGCACTCGGACTAATAAGAGCTGCTAATTTATGAGTTATTGCATCTTGGATTTGATAATTAGTACAAGCGTTAAACATAACTGAGCAAGCGCAATTTAACGTTCAATCCTTTTCCCTACTTTTAatcatattgattttttaacctctgctcagcacttcctgTGGCCTATGAGCTCACCCCGGAacaagtggccgcagaggagttTGAGCctaatgtggccatctttgcgccccccccccctccccgcaccgaggtcttttattgaaacgccagacatttatCCCCAAAGCCGCTGGGAAGgtgtgaaaaccagcaagtggcgagtcggcgccggtgcgcctcccagcccgttgaacTATTTGAGCTTTTCGAGTtactaaactaaccaccttttgccatctcttacattgggcagccagtattagatccacgaactgctcaaatatttcccactgacaatgccttaacaatgtgAGCCAACGGGCATagtaattgatatttatttcttaatttcatttcttaatGTTTGAGTAAAAGGATAACATTTTAAGTGTAATTTATAAGTAAAGTGAATATGATGATGTAAAAGGGTTCAACATGAGTTTCtgatgatgaaaataatactttttaagAGATTTACATTGTCCAAATGAACTGGTATGGTGTGCACAGGCACCGGCTGCCAACGCAATCCAGGTTCAAACTCCTGGTATGGGGTGGGCGGGAAGAGCGCTGCGAGCACCAACTGAGCGGTCATCAACGACCTGTCCACGTCTGTGCTTTGTGTGTAGGCCGCCGAGTAGTCGTCTCCAACCAGTTTATGGTAGTGTTGTCTCAACCACTGACCTTGGGAATACACCTGCCTCTTGCCATTCTGCACAAAAGGGCATATTATTGAGCATATAAAAATTCGAGATAGGTATGTTAgaaaagttgtaaaatatCGCGGTGTTAACTCGAGAAATTAGCTTAGTATGATGTCATGAGATTTGAAGATATTAAGATCTCTGtgtagaaaatgaaaaagcttTCGGCAGAAATGCGAATTGCGAGTCATAGtccatcattaaaaataatggctCACGAGAGTTAGACGCGAACCGTGAAGTAGAGTCGTGCCCTTGAAAAGAGCAACCTTTATTTCGTAGATTATCTGTTGCCAAGTCTGGAATTCACACGCACGTTTCAATAATTATAGGTTATAAATATATGGTCTACACTTCACATctaggtttaaaatttttacgttggaatttttcaggACCCATCTGAAGTTAttgctgaatttatttaatatattaacgATATTTTTCGTTATATGATAGATAGCAACATCAGTtctattattgaaaatattctgGACGATAGACTTTCTTAAGAGCCTGACTGATAACCCTCTGTGACCAAGTCAAGaaagaataacaaaaaagtgataaaatttagaatacacagataagatatttttaattaataaatttctttctcaCGATGAACTCAACCTACCAGAGTCAACTGCCCCCAACCAAATGGACTGTATGTTTCGTTGATAAGTGGATCATTAGGATAGGTGTCCGCGGGTGTTCTTTCTCCATgacgaaaaatctgaaaccagaaataaaaacagaaactCAGATAATCTCCCAACAAACTCATTTCACCTCCGCGCCAAGACTctttaattacttaattacgattaatttttaaacaaggaAGTGATATACATTCAATCGTTACAATAAACAGTTCAAACGTtagcaaaagaaaaagctcGCATATGAGTTTAGCGGTATTAAGTTGCAATTCAAACAAGATCCTTGAACGGTTGCGTCATAAAAAGCAGCCTGCGCCTGCAACACATGCTGTGCACGATTTTCAACACACATGAAGTTAATCAAACAAAACATCAGGCACCCACTAAGTCAGCtttgataatattaaaaagttgtaGCACGAGGTTATGTTTACGTCACTTTCGTTTTCGACTTGCTCGATTTAGTCGTGAAAAAAGCAcaccttttccttttcaaattttaatttcgtttaaaaatgtgattgcAGGTAAACATATTATCACAGTATTCACCATCAACAATTTCATAACTTAGATACACAAGGAAATGTGACATGATCAACTTGATTTTCCTGAAGTAATGTTCAATTTCTTTGCCAAAAGTAACAGGTTTGTACGTTGGAAGAAAGTGAGtattatattaaatacatgaaaattgtttgttgcTACGTTCACGTTGCCTAAACAGATGCACTGAAccttcaaaaatgaaaatcggcATCACAGGTGACTTTAATACTATGCTGCTTCACTCGACTGCATTGTTCCCTGCGATAAGAGTGATAGATACACTAACCTTCAAATAGTTCTGacggtaaaaataaatataaaaatttcacaggCCAGATGGATTCCATCGCAATGGGAGCCTTTGtgtgtaaattattgaaataaccagaaataaattataccaTTTGGTCGTTCTTtaacaaaaagttttttcctATGGTGTGCGGAATCaagtacaaaattttaaatatatatgaacgtaaataaaaaacgtaCTTGACGGATTGCCCCTCAAAATAGCAGTGTTTTACTTTTGTAAAACCATTACGATCTGACCTGGaa
It encodes:
- the LOC135935818 gene encoding lysosomal acid phosphatase-like isoform X2, whose protein sequence is MESAPGKGALVAGLLIFATASLAVPLAAPPPSSTLKPGEGLVRQVHAIFRHGERTPADTYPNDPLINETYSPFGWGQLTLNGKRQVYSQGQWLRQHYHKLVGDDYSAAYTQSTDVDRSLMTAQLVLAALFPPTPYQEFEPGLRWQPVPVHTIPVHLDNLLLVRVPCPRYYEERDRVKKIPPTSELLEKNKELLEKWTTITGLPVDNLDEVMSVYSTLLAQSRFNLTLPPWTKEYFPEAFLNMTSTSFLATVQTPTLIRLKAGPLVNNILKEFEKEADQQQKVKMFLYSGHDSTVANILAALGLYKTPYIPGYSALVLLELVEPSPGKFFVRVFRRSEENPDAELLQIKGCDIECPLEKFKELTEPIRPVNWQEECKAINQDFVAPPPLPP
- the LOC135935818 gene encoding lysosomal acid phosphatase-like isoform X1, with the protein product MESAPGKGALVAGLLIFATASLAVPLAAPPPSSTLKPGEGLVRQVHAIFRHGERTPADTYPNDPLINETYSPFGWGQLTLNGKRQVYSQGQWLRQHYHKLVGDDYSAAYTQSTDVDRSLMTAQLVLAALFPPTPYQEFEPGLRWQPVPVHTIPVHLDNQLLLVRVPCPRYYEERDRVKKIPPTSELLEKNKELLEKWTTITGLPVDNLDEVMSVYSTLLAQSRFNLTLPPWTKEYFPEAFLNMTSTSFLATVQTPTLIRLKAGPLVNNILKEFEKEADQQQKVKMFLYSGHDSTVANILAALGLYKTPYIPGYSALVLLELVEPSPGKFFVRVFRRSEENPDAELLQIKGCDIECPLEKFKELTEPIRPVNWQEECKAINQDFVAPPPLPP